From one Suricata suricatta isolate VVHF042 chromosome 8, meerkat_22Aug2017_6uvM2_HiC, whole genome shotgun sequence genomic stretch:
- the LOC115298790 gene encoding acyl-coenzyme A synthetase ACSM5, mitochondrial, which translates to MMPWLSGQVLKVLRSAWRFCGPHGQPPPLHAPQKIVATWEAISLGRQPVPEYFNFAHDVLDMWSQLEKVGHRPPIPAFWWVSGTGAEVKWNFEELGEQSRRAANVLRDMCNLQPGDRMMLVLPRLPEWWLVSVACMRTGAVMIPGVSQLTEKDLKYRLQASRAKSIITSDSLAPRVDAISADCPTLQTKLLVSDSSRPGWMNFRELLREASTEHNCVKTKSQDPLAIYFTSGTTGAPKMVEHSQASYGLGFVASGRRWAALTPSDIFWNTSDTGWVKAAWTLFSAWPHGSCIFVHELSRVDAKLILNTLSSFPITTLCCVPTIFRLLVQEDLTRYQFMSLRHCLTGGEALNPDVREKWKSQVGLELHEGYGQSETVVICANPKGMKIKSGSMGKASPPYDVQIVDDEGNILPPGEEGNVAVRVRPTRPFCFFSCYLDNPKKTEASEQGDFYITGDRAHKDKDGYFWFMGRNDDVINSSSYRIGPVEVESALVEHPAVLEAAVVSSPDPIRGEVVKAFIVLSPTYCSQDPEKLTQELQEHVKRMTAPYKYPRKVAFVSELPKTVSGKIQRSKLRSQEWGR; encoded by the exons ATGATGCCATGGCTAAGCGGACAGGTCTTGAAGGTGCTGAGAAGTGCCTGGCGATTCTGTGGGCCTCATGGGCAACCACCACCGCTACATGCCCCTCAGAAGATTGTGGCCACCTGGGAAGCCATCAGCCTGGGGAGGCAGCCAGTGCCTGAGTACTTCAACTTTGCCCATGATGTACTGGACATGTGGAGTCAGCTAGAAAAG GTTGGACACCGGCCGCCTATCCCCGCATTCTGGTGGGTCAGTGGCACAGGAGCAGAGGTCAAGTGGAACTTTGAGGAGCTGGGGGAGCAGTCCAGGAGGGCAGCTAATGTGCTCAGGGACATGTGTAACCTTCAGCCTGGGGACAGGATGATGCTGGTGCTCCCGAGGCTCCCGGAGTGGTGGCTGGTCAGTGTGGCATGTATGCGGACAG GGGCTGTCATGATTCCGGGTGTCTCTCAGCTGACGGAGAAGGACCTCAAATACCGGCTGCAGGCATCAAGGGCCAAGTCCATTATCACCAGTGACTCCCTGGCTCCAAGGGTCGATGCCATTAGTGCTGACTGCCCCACCCTTCAGACCAAGCTACTGGTGTCAGACAGCAGTCGGCCAGGCTGGATGAATTTCAGGGAACTCCTCCG cgAGGCATCCACAGAGCACAACTGTGTGAAGACCAAAAGTCAAGACCCACTGGCCATCTACTTCACAAGTGGCACTACCGGGGCCCCCAAGATGGTTGAGCACTCGCAGGCCAGCTATGGACTGGGTTTTGTGGCTAGTGGAAG GCGGTGGGCAGCCTTGACCCCATCAGACATCTTCTGGAATACATCAGACACAGGCTGGGTGAAAGCAGCTTGGaccctcttctctgcctggccTCATGGATCTTGCATTTTTGTGCATGAACTGTCCCGAGTTGATGCCAAGCTTATTCTCaat acTCTCTCCAGTTTCCCAATCACAACCCTCTGCTGTGTGCCCACCATCTTCCGGCTGCTTGTACAGGAGGATCTGACCAG GTACCAGTTTATGAGCCTGAGGCACTGTTTAACTGGAGGAGAGGCCCTGAATCCTGatgtgagagagaaatggaagagcCAAGTGGGCCTGGAGCTGCATGAAGGCTATGGCCAGTCTGAAACA GTTGTAATCTGTGCCAATCCAAAGGGCATGAAAATCAAATCTGGATCCATGGGGAAAGCGTCCCCACCTTATGATGTACAG ATTGTGGATGATGAGGGCAACATCCTGCCTCCGGGAGAAGAGGGCAATGTTGCTGTCCGAGTCAGGCCCACCCGGCCCTTCTGTTTCTTCAGTTGCTATTTG GACAATCCTAAGAAGACAGAGGCATCAGAACAAGGGGACTTTTACATCACAGGGGACCGAGCCCACAAGGACAAGGATGGCTACTTTTGGTTCATGGGAAGAAATGATGATGTGATCAATTCCTCAAG CTATCGGATTGGGCCCGTTGAAGTGGAAAGTGCCCTTGTCGAGCACCCAGCTGTCCTGGAGGCTGCTGTGGTCAGCAGCCCGGACCCCATCAGAGGGGAG GTGGTGAAGGCTTTTATAGTCCTTTCTCCAACTTACTGCTCTCAAGATCCAGAGAAGCTAACTCAGGAGCTCCAGGAGCATGTGAAGAGGATGACTGCTCCTTACAAGTACCCCAGGAAG GTGGCCTTTGTTTCAGAACTGCCCAAGACGGTTTCTGGAAAGATCCAAAGAAGTAAATTGAGAAGCCAAGAGTGGGGGAGATGA